The following coding sequences are from one Roseburia hominis A2-183 window:
- a CDS encoding CD1845 family protein, with amino-acid sequence MRIILKLLAAPFVLALTLLVAVLNFAFSFASWVFCALSFLCLIGALFALITGDRWGIQGLVIAFAVSPFGLPAVAEWLIDKLDSLNYSLKSFITG; translated from the coding sequence ATGCGGATCATTCTGAAACTTTTAGCGGCCCCCTTTGTTCTGGCCCTCACGCTCCTTGTGGCAGTATTGAATTTTGCTTTTTCCTTTGCGTCATGGGTGTTCTGCGCCCTGTCCTTTCTCTGTCTGATCGGAGCCCTGTTTGCTTTAATCACGGGGGATCGCTGGGGCATACAGGGGCTTGTGATCGCCTTTGCTGTTTCGCCCTTCGGCCTGCCCGCTGTGGCGGAGTGGCTCATTGACAAGCTGGACAGTCTCAACTACTCGCTAAAGAGTTTTATCACAGGATAA
- a CDS encoding plasmid mobilization protein gives MTKKRRRPIHLHVMVSEEEQALIQQRMAESGIRNMGAYMRKMALNGYVLHVDLSPVRELVSLQRRCSNNLNQVAIQANTYGGIYPEEIAALQRDYAALWGPLFDLLKKLSALVEL, from the coding sequence ATGACAAAGAAACGCCGCCGCCCGATCCATCTCCATGTGATGGTGTCCGAGGAGGAGCAGGCCCTTATTCAACAACGCATGGCCGAGTCGGGCATCCGCAATATGGGGGCCTATATGCGGAAAATGGCCCTCAATGGCTATGTGCTCCATGTTGACCTCTCGCCCGTCCGGGAGTTGGTATCGCTCCAGCGGCGGTGCTCAAACAACCTCAATCAAGTGGCGATCCAGGCCAACACCTACGGCGGGATTTACCCCGAGGAGATCGCCGCTTTGCAACGGGACTATGCCGCCCTGTGGGGGCCGCTGTTCGATCTGCTGAAAAAGCTCTCCGCATTGGTGGAGCTCTGA
- a CDS encoding DUF4316 domain-containing protein yields the protein MEERYNPMKSAEIATEHNYNMLDGVLNNQAPPPEEKELDKVKEPPHKRRSREREER from the coding sequence ATGGAAGAAAGATATAACCCGATGAAAAGTGCGGAGATCGCCACCGAGCACAATTACAATATGCTGGACGGTGTTCTCAATAACCAGGCCCCACCCCCGGAGGAAAAGGAGCTGGATAAGGTTAAGGAACCGCCCCACAAGCGCCGGAGCCGGGAACGGGAGGAACGATGA
- a CDS encoding defense against restriction DarA-related protein, with protein sequence MDKNQGYSILKAVMLENGRGFALGHHPTAPSPYVTWACYDDKNGQRQYEWGHYGNDLAAMEQDFSDRVKDYQRLYYVGIVQTEAPGLYKYYSTQRPVDIGTFPKPPHNAPDEIVNYDRRIPVEGGAFLAWGHLTYTRPLTEKEASDYELRPASVISELSRKNDDRPLSIAQQMKEAGALAEASQGDPIHKKKAPDRGDR encoded by the coding sequence GTGGACAAAAATCAAGGCTATTCCATTTTGAAGGCTGTGATGCTGGAAAATGGCAGGGGCTTTGCGCTGGGGCATCATCCCACAGCTCCATCCCCCTATGTCACATGGGCCTGTTACGATGATAAGAACGGCCAGCGGCAGTATGAATGGGGACATTACGGCAACGATCTGGCCGCTATGGAACAGGATTTTTCAGACCGGGTAAAGGACTATCAGCGGCTTTACTATGTGGGGATCGTGCAGACCGAGGCCCCCGGCCTTTACAAATATTACTCTACCCAGCGGCCTGTGGACATCGGGACATTCCCCAAACCGCCCCACAATGCCCCGGATGAGATCGTCAACTATGACCGCCGCATCCCGGTGGAGGGCGGCGCATTTCTGGCATGGGGGCATCTGACTTATACAAGACCGCTGACCGAAAAGGAGGCGTCTGACTATGAGCTCCGTCCTGCCTCCGTCATTTCTGAATTATCCCGAAAAAACGATGACAGGCCCCTCTCGATTGCCCAGCAGATGAAAGAGGCCGGAGCTCTGGCCGAAGCCAGCCAGGGCGATCCCATCCATAAGAAAAAGGCCCCCGACCGGGGCGACCGATAG
- a CDS encoding cysteine-rich VLP domain-containing protein, translated as MSRELTRKEKTAIRSLVVTWCANYDREYGCLPLDSDCYMLGKCWTGSYCRYFRESVLPLDPALEVALMSEGPRPDFKICPVCGGPVPPDRRQAYCSAACAKKAHRRQQREYMRKKRGASVDN; from the coding sequence TTGTCCCGTGAACTGACACGCAAGGAAAAGACAGCGATCCGCTCTCTTGTGGTAACATGGTGCGCTAACTATGACCGGGAATACGGATGCCTGCCGCTGGATAGCGATTGCTATATGCTGGGTAAATGCTGGACGGGATCATACTGCCGCTATTTCCGGGAGTCCGTCCTGCCCCTTGATCCGGCGCTGGAAGTGGCCCTTATGAGCGAGGGCCCAAGGCCGGATTTTAAGATATGCCCGGTATGCGGCGGGCCTGTTCCCCCGGACAGGCGGCAGGCGTACTGCTCGGCGGCCTGTGCAAAGAAAGCCCACCGCCGCCAGCAACGGGAATATATGCGGAAAAAGCGGGGTGCATCCGTTGACAATTAG
- a CDS encoding DUF4366 domain-containing protein — protein MKRFRVLTAVLCAAVLLCGFSVPAYAYAGGEGEDYGDPTMETPAPEPTITPGEGFSEEGNLVTRDLLYDEHTNKQFITVQTSGGNTFYIVIDYDKPVDEEGEQYETYFFSVVDEGDLLAAAEAAGVEQAVCSCPEKCAAGTVNTDCPVCSVNLAKCVGAEPEPEPAPEPEPEPEKPGNAGMILLVLAVMGIGGGAAWYFKIYCPKHQQADQPEEDDGGEYPDYDEFEDDGPPWDEEDETEEKEEIR, from the coding sequence ATGAAACGGTTTCGAGTTTTGACAGCGGTGCTTTGTGCCGCTGTTTTGTTATGCGGCTTTAGCGTTCCCGCCTATGCCTACGCAGGCGGCGAGGGCGAGGACTACGGCGATCCCACAATGGAAACCCCGGCCCCGGAGCCGACTATTACGCCGGGCGAGGGCTTTTCCGAGGAGGGAAACCTTGTAACCCGTGATCTGCTCTATGACGAGCACACCAACAAGCAGTTTATTACCGTACAGACCAGCGGCGGCAATACCTTTTACATTGTCATTGATTATGACAAGCCTGTGGACGAGGAAGGTGAACAGTATGAAACCTACTTTTTCAGCGTTGTGGATGAGGGGGATCTGCTGGCCGCAGCCGAGGCCGCTGGCGTGGAACAGGCGGTCTGCTCCTGTCCGGAGAAATGTGCGGCGGGGACTGTGAATACAGACTGCCCGGTGTGCTCCGTCAATCTGGCAAAATGCGTAGGCGCAGAGCCGGAGCCCGAGCCTGCCCCAGAGCCGGAGCCGGAACCCGAGAAGCCGGGCAACGCCGGGATGATCCTTTTGGTGCTGGCTGTCATGGGCATCGGCGGCGGGGCCGCATGGTATTTCAAGATTTACTGTCCGAAACACCAGCAAGCTGACCAGCCCGAGGAGGACGATGGCGGGGAGTACCCGGACTATGACGAGTTTGAAGATGACGGCCCCCCGTGGGACGAGGAGGACGAAACCGAAGAAAAGGAGGAAATCAGATGA
- a CDS encoding DUF4315 family protein, translated as MATAKSMKIQAEIDKVKAKISEQQARLRELEQKKLEAENSEIVDIVRGMSIPLAELPLLFEKLKGGGALGQSVPKSEDEEKEEN; from the coding sequence ATGGCAACAGCAAAAAGCATGAAAATCCAAGCCGAGATTGATAAGGTCAAGGCCAAAATCAGCGAACAGCAGGCCCGGCTCAGGGAGCTGGAGCAGAAAAAGCTGGAGGCGGAAAACAGCGAGATCGTGGACATCGTGCGTGGCATGAGCATCCCCCTTGCGGAACTGCCCCTGCTGTTTGAAAAGCTGAAAGGCGGCGGGGCTTTGGGACAAAGTGTCCCGAAGTCCGAGGATGAGGAAAAGGAGGAAAACTGA
- a CDS encoding C40 family peptidase, producing the protein MKRKPNKPRPESQTHTEPGGGAAEPGGPAFGAGSEQAPGAAGTSGQSVPKSKFRQKSQQEQAAASKLRMEKRGEKREAAREKLAKQKPPKQKGPIRKAAGAAGWGVHGFVHGKLYEVEQENVGTEGAHRSELAGEVILRHGSRFVKRKVREHPARAASRAEARYQKAAADYHFHTAAQEHPELSQNYFTRYWQKQRLRRQYQKRAKEAAKQGAKAAGKTAAATEKLTARAAGFVKRHPVGCLLALACVLVIVLLQSCSSSLVSIGNAGAGALGATTYPSEDEAILGAEAAYAGLEAELQTYLDTYESTHDYDEYHFDLDEIEHDPYVLISLLSALHEGEWTLSQVEGSLQMLFDRQYILTERVEVETRYDSDDEPYSWYICYVTLENKNLSHLPVSLLSEEQMSRYSIYMSTLGNRPDLFPDSPYVDKYITNPPEGYEVPGEYLDDETFAAIFSEAEKYIGYPYVWGGSSPSTSFDCSGYVSWVINHSGWNVGRLGAQGLYNICTPTSSPRPGNLVFFKGTYDTPGVSHCGIYVGDGRMLHCGDPIGYANLNTSYWQSHFYAYGRLP; encoded by the coding sequence ATGAAGCGAAAACCGAATAAACCACGCCCGGAGTCCCAAACGCATACGGAACCCGGAGGCGGAGCTGCCGAGCCCGGTGGCCCTGCTTTTGGGGCTGGCTCTGAACAGGCGCCCGGGGCGGCTGGCACTTCGGGACAAAGTGTCCCAAAGTCAAAATTTCGGCAGAAAAGCCAGCAGGAACAGGCGGCGGCATCCAAGCTCCGCATGGAAAAGCGGGGCGAAAAACGGGAAGCCGCCCGGGAAAAGCTGGCAAAGCAGAAGCCGCCCAAACAAAAAGGCCCGATCCGTAAGGCGGCGGGGGCCGCCGGATGGGGCGTTCACGGCTTTGTGCATGGCAAGCTCTACGAGGTGGAGCAGGAAAATGTAGGAACGGAAGGGGCCCACCGTTCGGAACTTGCCGGGGAGGTTATCCTGCGGCATGGCTCCCGGTTTGTAAAGCGCAAAGTCCGGGAGCATCCGGCAAGGGCGGCCAGCCGGGCCGAGGCCAGGTATCAGAAAGCAGCGGCGGATTATCATTTCCACACCGCCGCACAGGAGCACCCGGAGCTTTCCCAAAACTATTTTACCCGGTACTGGCAGAAACAGCGGCTTAGAAGGCAATACCAGAAGCGGGCGAAGGAGGCCGCAAAACAGGGAGCCAAAGCCGCCGGGAAAACAGCCGCCGCCACGGAAAAGCTGACAGCCCGGGCCGCCGGGTTTGTGAAGCGCCATCCAGTCGGATGCCTGCTGGCTCTGGCCTGTGTCCTTGTGATCGTCCTGCTCCAGTCCTGTTCGTCCTCGCTGGTGTCCATCGGCAACGCCGGAGCCGGGGCGCTGGGGGCCACCACTTACCCCTCTGAGGATGAGGCGATTTTAGGGGCGGAGGCGGCTTATGCCGGGCTGGAGGCAGAACTGCAAACCTACCTTGATACCTACGAAAGCACCCACGATTATGACGAGTACCACTTCGATCTGGACGAGATCGAACACGATCCCTATGTGCTCATTTCCCTGCTGTCGGCGCTCCATGAGGGGGAATGGACGCTTTCACAGGTGGAGGGCTCCCTGCAAATGCTCTTTGACCGCCAGTATATTCTGACGGAGCGTGTGGAGGTGGAGACACGCTACGACAGCGACGATGAACCCTATTCGTGGTACATCTGCTATGTGACGCTGGAAAACAAAAACCTGTCCCACCTGCCTGTTTCCCTGTTGAGCGAAGAACAGATGTCCCGGTACTCCATCTATATGTCCACCCTCGGCAACCGTCCCGACCTGTTTCCCGACTCCCCCTATGTAGACAAATACATTACCAACCCGCCGGAGGGCTATGAGGTTCCGGGGGAATATCTGGACGATGAAACATTCGCCGCTATTTTCTCGGAGGCAGAGAAATACATCGGCTATCCCTATGTGTGGGGCGGCTCCAGCCCGTCTACATCCTTTGACTGCTCCGGCTATGTGTCATGGGTGATCAATCACTCCGGCTGGAATGTGGGTCGTCTTGGGGCGCAGGGGCTTTACAACATCTGCACTCCGACCAGCTCCCCAAGGCCCGGCAACCTTGTGTTTTTCAAGGGAACCTATGATACCCCGGGCGTGAGCCACTGTGGGATTTATGTAGGCGATGGGCGGATGCTCCACTGCGGAGATCCCATCGGATACGCAAACTTAAATACAAGCTACTGGCAGTCTCATTTTTACGCCTACGGGCGTTTACCATGA